In Xylocopa sonorina isolate GNS202 chromosome 3, iyXylSono1_principal, whole genome shotgun sequence, one genomic interval encodes:
- the Pis gene encoding phosphatidylinositol synthase, with protein sequence MTESENIFLFVPNIIGYGRVILAIISFYFMTTNHVIASWCYIISALLDAVDGHAARYFNQGTKFGAMLDQLTDRVGTMCLLATLCIFYPSYSFWFQLSMAIDISCHWIYLHTTVLQGKTSHKFIDMSGNPIMRVYYTNRTVLFIMCAGNEAFYAALYLLYFTEGPTLIGISLFRLVMYLSAPIAFIKTGISLLHGYISCINLSIIDLKERQEHSKVN encoded by the exons ATGACGGAATCTGAGAATATTTTCTTGTTTGTGCCCAACATTAttg GCTATGGCAGAGTGATTTTGGCTATTATATCCTTTTACTTCATGACAACTAACCATGTTATTGCATCATGGTGTTACATTATTAGTGCACTATTAGATGCAGTGGATGGTCATGCAGCGAGATATTTCAATCAAGGCACCAAATTTGGTGCCATGTTAGATCAATTAACCGATCGCGTCGGCACCATGTGTCTTTTAGCTACATTGTGTATATTTTATCCATCTTATTCATTTTGGTTTCAATTAAGCATGGCCATTGACATTAGTTGCCATTGGATATACTTGCATAC GACTGTTTTGCAAGGAAAAACAAGTCATAAATTTATTGATATGTCTGGAAATCCAATAATGAGAGTGTATTACACTAATCGTACAGTTCTGTTTATTATGTGTGCTGGTAACGAAGCTTTCTATGCCGCATTGTACCTCCTTTACTTTACCGAAGGACCCACTT TGATCGGTATAAGTTTATTTAGATTGGTTATGTATCTCTCTGCGCCTATAGCATTTATCAAAACTGGTATCTCATTGTTACACGGATACATTTCTTGCATTAATTTAAGCATAATTGATCTCAAAGAAAGGCAAGAGCACTCGAAAGTGAATTAG
- the LOC143433463 gene encoding uncharacterized protein LOC143433463, producing MIRSDTYDFCLPRAYKRQNTSKNKLYISWCVYKQCQKRCRRFGQIRFRVFYPYTVGATLLVHCISYKVKFTKQQYTTYSTNRQLPLKLTSISEITSTTKDRWHQGTRIACSDFSCINENVQTDRKCT from the exons ATGATCCGATCAGACACTTATGACTTC TGTCTTCCAAGGGCCTATAAACGACAGAATACGAGCAAGAATAAACTGTATATTTCTTGGTGTGTGTACAAGCAATGCCAGAAACGTTGTCGTCGTTTTGGACAAATACGATTTCGCGTCTTCTATCCGTATACGGTTGGAGCAACGCTGCTAGTGCATTGCATTTCGTATAAAGTAAAATTTACAAAGCAAC AATACACAACGTACTCTACCAATCGACAGTTGCCGCTGAAGCTGACAAGTATATCTGAAATAACCTCAACAACGAAAGACCGCTGGCATCAAGGAACGAGAATTGCATGTTCAGACTTCTCGTGCATAAACGAGAATGTACAAACCGATCGGAAATGTACGTGA